Proteins from a genomic interval of Crassostrea angulata isolate pt1a10 chromosome 7, ASM2561291v2, whole genome shotgun sequence:
- the LOC128157185 gene encoding uncharacterized protein LOC128157185 isoform X1: MAASDVCQAHNGHVINQHGMSRPNSNRYSMAISGSRPKTDQPSVTPRDVTDFRDQDSLVSTERSKLLQRPLTARPVTRRSRTFVKDENGQNALVYHGNMLGTDIKNSHDPKQVPSVINGYYDYCPGYNIQEFKGIIRDDEDYYLDKDPIEYFYSPVFDLYPCGYLLANNSKLAKDGSDFSYTHTSKGGFKTKELFEERMSKDTINTDSSEQSTNKSVSDFTLRANPYPPKSRLPVPVSNPTFKKSTLKHDNSPTVQTIEYRRDLFEPKQKTTPKSSLANNSSSLSHDYQTEQTKAPSERTGTLSNSKISYLGAKRKQNDTLMKSDLPKSKFDVPSRDYNERKHIVSEGDLHNRPPKDDPSTRMKSREKCSSNRLAEYSQYSSNHIVSKKPSELNIVKTQMNGKQSVKYPGNREKSHKFNEKWTATGRVLDNRSLLTKQKLASISNQQTMFKPKTPGIPNQNKSRDQFAGRRPLSEDINNIMKDNSLAEDKEETSSGLVKGRHPYLRTGKVTLPKIRPQTERPVLVEQKPVKSPPRKLKPVLVKFDNMHF; the protein is encoded by the coding sequence ATGGCTGCAAGTGATGTATGCCAAGCTCACAACGGCCATGTGATCAACCAACATGGGATGTCACGTCCGAACTCTAATCGGTACAGCATGGCCATCAGTGGTTCTCGTCCTAAAACAGACCAACCTTCGGTCACTCCTCGTGACGTCACTGACTTTAGGGACCAAGATTCTCTGGTCTCCACAGAGAGGTCGAAACTCTTGCAACGACCGCTGACCGCAAGACCAGTCACCAGAAGAAGTAGAACTTTTGTCAAAGACGAGAACGGACAGAACGCTTTGGTTTATCATGGCAATATGTTGGGTACAGACATTAAAAACTCACATGACCCCAAGCAGGTGCCCTCTGTGATAAACGGCTATTACGATTATTGTCCAGGATACAACATTCAGGAGTTCAAAGGCATCATCCGTGACGATGAGGACTACTATCTTGATAAGGACCCAATCGAATATTTCTACAGCCCCGTGTTCGATTTGTATCCTTGTGGCTATTTGCTGGCAAATAATTCAAAACTAGCTAAAGATGGAAGTGATTTTTCGTATACACATACCTCAAAGGGAGGATTTAAAACCAAAGAGCTTTTCGAGGAAAGGATGTCAAAGGATACGATTAATACGGATTCATCAGAACAGAGCACTAATAAATCTGTCAGTGATTTCACTCTTAGAGCAAATCCCTACCCTCCCAAAAGCAGACTCCCTGTCCCCGTCTCCAACCCTACATTCAAAAAATCAACACTGAAACATGACAACAGTCCAACTGTTCAAACTATCGAGTATCGCAGGGACTTGTTTGAACCCAAACAGAAAACAACTCCGAAGAGTTCATTAGCAAACAATTCATCATCATTGTCACACGATTATCAAACTGAGCAAACAAAGGCGCCCAGCGAACGCACAGGCACGCTATCTAACTCGAAAATAAGTTACTTAGGCgctaaaagaaaacaaaatgatacaCTGATGAAATCTGATTTACCCAAATCAAAGTTTGATGTCCCTAGCAGAGACTATAATGAGAGGAAACATATCGTGTCTGAGGGGGATTTACATAATCGACCTCCGAAAGACGATCCGAGCACTCGCATGAAATCCCGCGAGAAGTGTTCAAGTAACAGGTTAGCAGAGTATTCCCAATACTCATCAAACCACATTGTGTCTAAAAAACCGTCGGAATTAAACATTGTTAAAACTCAAATGAACGGAAAACAATCAGTCAAGTATCCAGGCAACCGAGAAAAGAGTCATAAGTTTAATGAGAAATGGACGGCGACGGGTCGTGTGTTGGATAATCGTTCGCTTCTAACGAAGCAAAAATTAGCAAGCATATCAAATCAACAAACCATGTTTAAACCCAAGACCCCCGGAATTCCAAATCAAAACAAGTCACGTGATCAGTTTGCTGGAAGGCGACCTCTGTCGGAAGACATAAACAATATCATGAAAGACAATAGCTTGGCGGAAGACAAAGAGGAAACCTCATCTGGACTGGTTAAGGGGAGACATCCTTATTTACGGACAGGGAAGGTCACTTTACCGAAAATCCGGCCGCAAACGGAGCGTCCGGTGTTAGTTGAACAGAAACCGGTAAAATCGCCCCCTAGAAAATTAAAACCAGTTTTGGTCAAATTTGATAATATGCACttttaa